The stretch of DNA TGCGCCACCTTATCTTCAAAATATCCACTGGCAGGTAACGACAGGTAGTGACGTTCAACGGCAAAACTACGCCCTTCAGCTGAAATCACCGGCGCATCCGGCAAAAATTGTTGCAGTCGCTGGTTATCCAGCGTTGCCGACATAATCAGCAGCTTCAAATCATCCCGCAGACCGCTCTGAACATCTAATAATAAGCTAAGGGCTAAATCCGCCTGTAAACTACGCTCATGAAATTCATCCAGAATCACCAGAGAAACATCTTCCAGCATCGGATCCTGTTGCAGCATCCGGATCAACACCCCTTCCGTCACCACTTCCAGACGAGTCGCCGGCCCGCTAAGACTCTCAGAACGCATCCGATAGCCAATACATTCCCCCACCGGCTGATTCAACTGCTGAGCTAACCGCTGCGCCACACTGCGAGCCGCCAAACGACGCGGCTCCAGCATAATAATACGCCCCGACAGCCAGGACGATTGCTCAAGCAACCTCAACGGCAACCAGGTCGATTTCCCCGCACCGGACGGTGCCTGCAACAATACACAAGGCGAATGCTGCAAAGCATCAAGCAATGGCTGAAGAACTTCACTTACCGGCAGAGACACACATAACCTCAATCAGATAACTTAGGTATCAAAATAAATTTTATCGGCCCATAGTGTACCAGCCACCAAAACAACCGGCAGGATAACTTTCATTGATTTACCAAACTGAATACATGATGAATAATAGGCCGCGTTAAATAAGGCACCCTGTCGATTAGCATTGTTCATCGGAGGGAGAGACGGGCGTGGGGGTCGACTTGGCGTAAGCCAACGAAGTGCCCGTAGCCCGGCTAGGCCCGACGCACTCTGATGCTAAGTGTAAGGCCCTTCCGACCGGGTACGGCGACAATATTCTCACATTGTCTTTACGGTCGGAACCTCCACGGAAGCCATCAAAACCAAGGTTGTTATCACTACCCGGAGTTTCAAAGCGACCTTTAAAAACCAATAGGATCTCCCATGAACTTCACCACCCCACTGCAACCCGCCACGCTAATCAAACGCTACAAGCGTTTCCTTGCCGATGTCATCACACCGCAGGGGGACCAACTCACACTACACTGCGCAAATACCGGTGCCATGACCGGCTGTGCTGAACCCGGTGATACCGTCTGGTACTCCACTTCAGACAACCCCAAGCGAAAATATCCCCACTCATGGGAACTCACCCAAACCCAGTCTGGCGATATCATTTGTGTCAATACGTTACAGGCAAACGCTCTGGTAAAAGAGGCACTGGAAAACCAGTGGATTAAAGAACTAAGTGGCTACAGCTCGCTACGCAGCGAAGTTCGCTATGGCGATGAAAACAGCCGCATCGATTTTCTGCTCGAACATCCCGAGCGACCAAAGTGCTATGTTGAAGTGAAATCGGTCACCTTATTACAGCAGCACTGCGGCTATTTTCCCGACGCGGTCACAACTCGTGGTCAAAAACATCTGCGTGAGCTACAAATAATGGCAGAAAATGGACATCGCGCTATGCTTTTCTTTGCCGTGCTACACAGTGGAATTGACAGCGTTAAAGTGGCACAACATATTGACCCAATTTACGCAAAGCTTTTTGAACAAGTTAAGAAACACGGTGTCGAAGTCGTCTGTTATAAAGCCAGACTATCGCCAACAGAGGTGATACTACAAAGTCCGGTATCCGTCATAAGTTAAATTTTCAGGTAAAAAGTAATAAAAGAAGATAGTTTTGGTCAAATAACCAGCAGTTACACCGGCATGAACATGCTTTTCTTCACAGCATTGTCATACTTAAGACAGGAAAAATTGCTAACTTCATCTTCATCTGTTATTTATAGCGGCCTGATTTTTTCTCTAGTGTAAAACTACAACGCGTATTTTGTAGGAGAAGCAAAATGCAAGAAGGGCAAAAGCGTAAAACATCGTCCTTAAGTATCCTGGCTATCGCAGGCTTAGAGCCTTATAAAGAGAAGCCGGGAGAAGAATATATGAACGAAGCCCAGCTTAAACATTTCAAGCTGATTCTTGAAGCATGGCGTGGCCAATTGAGAGACGAAGTCGATCGTACTGTCAGCCATATGCAAGACGAAGCGGCTAACTTCCCCGACCCTGCCGATCGTGCAACACAGGAAGAAGAGTTTAGTCTGGAACTGCGGAACCGTGACCGTGAACGTAAGCTGATCAAAAAAATCGATAAAACTCTGCAAAAAATTGCAGAAGACGATTTTGGTTACTGTGAATCCTGCGGCGTTGAAATCGGTATTCGCCGCCTTGAAGCCCGTCCTACTGCCGATCTTTGTATCGACTGTAAAACACTGGCTGAGATTCGCGAAAAACAAATGGCAGGTTAATCTGTCCGTTACATCTGAATCCCTTATTGGTTCTGCCACCTTTATGATGGCAGAACAAGGGAACAATGATGACGGATTCAGGCTATTCAACCACCTTAATGACTAACCGTTATGTGGGGCGTTTTGCCCCCTCTCCTTCCGGAGATTTGCATTTTGGTTCCCTGATTGCCGCGCTGGGCAGTTTTCTGCAAGCGCGGTCAAATCATGGGGACTGGTTAGTTCGTATCGAAGATATTGATCCCCCCAGAGAAGTGACCGGCGCTGCTTGCCGAATTCTGACCACCCTGGAACATTATGGACTGCACTGGGATGGTGAAGTGCTTTATCAGTCTCAACGCAGCGACGCCTATTACCAGATTTTGCATCAGCTTTATCAGCAGAAACGTTGCTACTATTGCCACTGTACCCGAGCCAGAATTCAACAATCCGGCGGGGTTTATGATGGACACTGCCGCAATTTATCACTGTCATCTCAGGATGCATCTTTACGGTTACATGTGACACAACCGGTTTATCAGTTTTACGATAAACATCTCGGAACACTGGTAGCCGAACCGAATTTCGCCAGCGAAGATTTCATTATCCATCGTAAGGATGGATTGTTTGCTTATAATCTCGCCGTGGTGGTGGATGACCACTTTCAGGGAGTGACAGAAATTGTGCGGGGCGCCGATTTGATTCAGCCAACCGTACGACAAATCGCCCTGTATCACCAGCTAGGTTGGAAAGAACCTGACTATTTTCATCTTCCACTGGCATTAAATAATCAGGGGCATAAGCTGTCGAAACAGAACCATGCCCCACCGTTATCCCTTGACCATCCTCTGCCGGTACTGGCCGAAGCCATGCAGTTTTTAGGACAATCACTGCCTGATGACTGGCAAGATGCTTCCATCGAAGCATTACTGGCGTGGGGTGTTGACCATTGGGACCACAGCCGCATACCCGTAACGCCGGAGCTAACCACACACTTTCCATTCTCAAATGATTCAGTGTGAGCTATTATAGGCCGCCGTTTACCATACGTGGTTTACTGACTACTATTTGATTATTTGATGAGTCTCCTGAACGGCGCCGCTCATCACTGACAGATACACTATGACCGAGGTGCCCTATTTTTACCCGCGTAGCTAATTTTTGCCGCAAGGTACTCACCCGAGAGTCTGATTCAGACATACAGGAACAGAACCACAACACTGATGATGTCGTGGTCATTCCCCGTGCGCAGCACACCATTTCTCGTAAGGACATTAGCGATAATGCCCTGAAAGTCCTGTACCGATTAAATAAATCGGGATATGAGGCCTATCTGGTTGGCGGCGGTGTCAGAGACCTGCTGCTGAATAAAAAACCAAAAGATTTTGATATCACAACCAATGCGACACCAGAACAGGTGCGCAAGCTGTTCCGCAACTGCCGCCTGATTGGTCGCCGCTTTCGTCTGGCCCACATTATGTTTGGCCCGGAAATTATCGAAGTTGCTACCTTCCGTGGTGTGCACAGCGATAACAATGACAAAAATGAATCTCAGCAAGCTAATAACGGCATGCTGCTACGTGATAACGTCTATGGCTCCATTACTGAAGATGCTCATCGTCGCGATTTTACCGTTAACAGTCTGTACTACAGCGCTGATGATTTCACCCTGCGTGATTTCACCGGAGGACTGCAAGATTTACAACAGGGCATTATCCGCCTGATTGGCGACCCGGAAACCCGCTATCGTGAAGATCCGGTCAGAATGCTCAGAGCTATTCGTTTTGCCGCCAAACTTGCTATGCGTATTGAGACAGCAACCGCAGAGCCGATTACTCGTTTAGCCCATTTGCTACGTGATATTCCCCCGGCACGACTGTTTGAAGAAGCTTTAAAGCTGCTACAGGCTGGGTACGGCTACCCTACTTATCAATTGCTGCGTGAACATAACCTGTTTAAGGCTTTATTCCCGCTGATTGACAAGAGCTTTACGCCGCAGGGCGACAGCAACATGGAGAAGATCCTCAGCCAGGTGCTGAAGAATACTGACCAACGTCTGCAAAACGGTAAGCGTGTCAATCCGGCATTCCTGTTTGCAGCCATGCTGTGGTATCCGCTGGTTGAGCATGCCCAGAAACTCACTCAGGAAAGTGGCCTGGCCTATTATGATGCCTTTGCCCTTGCCATGAATGACATTCTGGATGAGCAGTGTATGACGCTGGCCATTCCTAAACGAATTACTTCGTTAGTGCGTGATATCTGGCAATTACAGCTGCGTCTGCCTCGTCGTCAGGGCAAGAAAGCCTATAAGCTGATGGAACATCCAAAATTCCGCGCCTCGTTCGATCTGTTGCTGCTCAGAGCCGAAATTGAAAAAGGTGAAGTTCAGAAACTCAGCCACTGGTGGGATGAATTCCAGCAGGCCGATATGCAACGCCAAAAGACCATGCTTAATGCGCTGGGTGATGAACCATCCCGCCATCGCCGGTCTCGTCGGCCACGCAAGAATACGCCTAAGCCGCAGTAACTTTCTGACTTAAGCCTCCTCCCGGAGGCTTAATAACATAATGGACAGAGATAATGACTCAGGTATTTATCGCATTAGGCAGTAATCTTAATCAGCCACTGGCTCAGGTTGAAGTGGCACTGAATGCTATAAAGCTGATCCCTCAGACTCACCTGGTCGCCTGTTCGCCATTATATCGCACCAAACCATTAGGCCCACAGGACCAACCTGATTATCTGAATGCAGTAGTAGAACTGGAAACCCAGCTTTCTGCTGAGCACCTGCTTGATGCTACGCAGGCTATTGAACTCAATCAGGGACGGGAAAGAAAAGAACACCGTTGGGGACCCCGTACGCTGGATCTGGATATTTTACTGTTTGGTAATCAGACTATTAACACCCCGCGTCTGACAGTTCCTCATTATGATATGCACAACCGAGGGTTTATGCTTTATCCACTGGCTGATATTGCTCCAGACCTGATTTTTCCTGATGGCAGCACGCTGGCTTCGCTGCTGTCCCGGGTACCGGCTGACGGATTAGAGCGCTGGTTTCCTTAGTTATTATCGCTAACTGAATACCATCATTTTTACTGCGAAACCGCTTTAACGGGCCGTTGAGGCAATTGTATTTTTGTTATTCTTAGTTATGTGCAGATTATTTAAGGACTATTTTTACAAAAGGCAATCATCTATCTATGCTTGAGTAACGGCCTGAATTGTCAAATGTGAATAACTTCAGTGCTCAACCTTTCGGGGTCATGTTATGTTTTTTGACGGTGTCATCATTAACATCAGTATTGTGCTGACTGGTTTTTATTTTATTTCCAAGCTGTCTAAACTTCCTTTAGATGCCGCTCTTCCGTTGGGAAAACAAATACAAATTGGCCTGTGCAATGGTCTCCTGTGTTTCACTTTGATGAAATTTTCTATTCCTACTATCAATCACACACTGATCGATTTACGCCATATTCCCCTGATCGTTGCAGCTTGCTATATCGGACCGGTTCCCACCCTGATTACAGCCCTAATCATTTCGGTTTCCCGTGTGGTTATCAACTTTAACGATACAGCCCTTATTGTTTCTGTTTTTTATGCATTCCTGGGAATTGTACTGGCGTTTTGTTCACATTATATTCAGAAGTCCCTGCGCTATCGTGCCGCATTGTTCAGCGTTATTACCGTTGTTTTTATCTGTATTGCCTATGCCATCGCTACACAAAACGTAGCTAAAATAATTAAATTCACTTTTTTAATGACGCTGTTTTCCACTATTGGAATGTTGCTTTCGCTGATGCTATTAAAGGACCTTAAACAGCGAAAAATAGAGATGCTGACATACCAGGGGCTTGCCCAGCAGGACTTCCTCACCAGCTTACTGAATCGCAGAATGTTCGATCAGGCAATACAGAGCATTAATCTGTCTAAGCAAAATGTTGTATTGATGCTGATGGATGTAGATTATTTTAAACAGATTAATGACCAGTATGGTCACGATGCTGGCGATCGTGTCCTGAGAGATATTGCCCACATCCTTGACTCTTACACCGCCTATGGACAGAAGACATTTCGAATTGGTGGAGAGGAATTCTCAGCTATTCTGATTGATTGCCCAATCCCTCTGGCAAAAAAAATCGCTGAAGATATTTGCCGTAAAGTGGAAAGTCATGCCTGTATTCTGGCCAATGGTGAGGTAATCCATGCCACTATTTCGATTGGCATTAGCGGCAGTGGACCACATTATAATAAAAACAGCCTGTCCCTGTTTCGACGCGCGGACCGGGCGCTATATCAGGCAAAATCAGACGGCAGGAACCGAATATCCTACGCGTCTGATGATATCTACCACGACCCAAATTCCGCTTAATAACTCAGCTTATTGCTTTGGTACCATCGGTTTAATATCCGAACGGGTATTAGCAATACGTTCGGCCATCGCCTGAATACTATCTGAACTTAAGATATATAAACGTTTCAGGGTAAAAGGATTATCGCCTGGTTTAACCTTTCCTCTGACGGTGGTCACTGCCAGACGATAACCTGCCAGTTTCGCTGCCTGAATCGCATTGTCGTTATAACCACCAAACGGATAGGAGATATATTGCACTCGTGGATTAAATTGGGTTAGTGCCCGACGAGAGCGTTCAAAATCTAATTCAATATTATGTTCATCACGGCTCAATAACACCGGACGTTTATCATCCGAATAACGATGCAGGAAATGAGTATGTGACTGGATATCGAAGACTTCCTGAATCTGTTTTAGCTCGCTGATACTCATAAACTGTAAAGAGTTCGGATCCCAGTTTTGTGGATCGTGCTTAATCCGCGATGAAATAATAAAAGCCGTTGCCTGAAGCTCATATTTTTTCAGAATCGGATAAGCGTAGCGATGCACCGATTTCAATCCATCATCAAAGGTTAATACTACCGCCTTTGCCGGAATATTAAGGGTATTATTCAAATAACCCTCTAGCTGATACAGGCTGATAGTTTGATAATTTGCCTGCTTCAGGTAGGCCATTTGATTATCAAATGCCGATACCGAAGTGGTGGTTGAGGTATGACGAAAATATTTATTCTCGCTATCCTGCAAAATATGATGATAGGTCAGTACCGGCACGCCGTTGTCCAGTTCGCATTCATCTGCCTGAATGTATTTAGCATCATCGCCGATATTAATTTCATACCACAGAGAACCATCCTCGCCTCTTAAACGACCAAGAATGGGATAACGTAGATTCTCGTTCAGTACTCCAAAAACTTTACTGGTATCTTTTGGCCGATCGTAAATCGTCGTTGGACGAACAGTGATCAGGTTCTGATTTAGCTTTTGTAGATCGGCTAATGCCAGTCCCAAAGCTTTTTTCGATTTAGTGAGAGGTAAGACGGCATCTTTCGGGATCAACCCATGGGCGTTACCAAAAGTAAATTCGTAGTAGTTAGGGCTCAGAGGGTAGACCATAATCTCCTGATCTTTATCCACACTACCCACGTTAATAATGTCATTGCCAACTTGAGCCATAATCTGGCTGTCACGAATAATGCGTACCTGAACTGGTTTTATATCATCACTTTGCGATTCACCTTCTGCCGCAGCACAGGTCGAAAATATAAACAAAGGTAATGTAATCAGCGTAATGAGAAGAGACTTAAGACGCATAAGTTATATTTTTCTTATAGGAATACAAAACACCGGAAATACCAGAACTGAATATTAAAATTGTTCTTATGCAATTATGTAATAAATTGCCTGATGACAGGATCGTTACATCTGGCATGCCACTATTTATTAAAATAGCGGTAATGCCCATTAATTTTCCATAAAAACAGAATATCTTCAGCCCGAGCACCGGAACCTATATTGTGAACAATCAACGGCCTGCCTTCGCGGGTATAACGATCGGTCACAATACCTATATGGGGTAGTCCATTATCCAAACGCCAGGAAACAATGTCACCAGGTAAGTAATCCCTTGCATTGAGTGAGACTGGCTGTTCCATTTTATGCCGTTTAAAATAAGTTTCAAGATTCGGCACTCG from Limnobaculum xujianqingii encodes:
- the folK gene encoding 2-amino-4-hydroxy-6-hydroxymethyldihydropteridine diphosphokinase, translating into MTQVFIALGSNLNQPLAQVEVALNAIKLIPQTHLVACSPLYRTKPLGPQDQPDYLNAVVELETQLSAEHLLDATQAIELNQGRERKEHRWGPRTLDLDILLFGNQTINTPRLTVPHYDMHNRGFMLYPLADIAPDLIFPDGSTLASLLSRVPADGLERWFP
- the pcnB gene encoding polynucleotide adenylyltransferase PcnB; its protein translation is MFTRVANFCRKVLTRESDSDIQEQNHNTDDVVVIPRAQHTISRKDISDNALKVLYRLNKSGYEAYLVGGGVRDLLLNKKPKDFDITTNATPEQVRKLFRNCRLIGRRFRLAHIMFGPEIIEVATFRGVHSDNNDKNESQQANNGMLLRDNVYGSITEDAHRRDFTVNSLYYSADDFTLRDFTGGLQDLQQGIIRLIGDPETRYREDPVRMLRAIRFAAKLAMRIETATAEPITRLAHLLRDIPPARLFEEALKLLQAGYGYPTYQLLREHNLFKALFPLIDKSFTPQGDSNMEKILSQVLKNTDQRLQNGKRVNPAFLFAAMLWYPLVEHAQKLTQESGLAYYDAFALAMNDILDEQCMTLAIPKRITSLVRDIWQLQLRLPRRQGKKAYKLMEHPKFRASFDLLLLRAEIEKGEVQKLSHWWDEFQQADMQRQKTMLNALGDEPSRHRRSRRPRKNTPKPQ
- a CDS encoding GGDEF domain-containing protein, which produces MFFDGVIINISIVLTGFYFISKLSKLPLDAALPLGKQIQIGLCNGLLCFTLMKFSIPTINHTLIDLRHIPLIVAACYIGPVPTLITALIISVSRVVINFNDTALIVSVFYAFLGIVLAFCSHYIQKSLRYRAALFSVITVVFICIAYAIATQNVAKIIKFTFLMTLFSTIGMLLSLMLLKDLKQRKIEMLTYQGLAQQDFLTSLLNRRMFDQAIQSINLSKQNVVLMLMDVDYFKQINDQYGHDAGDRVLRDIAHILDSYTAYGQKTFRIGGEEFSAILIDCPIPLAKKIAEDICRKVESHACILANGEVIHATISIGISGSGPHYNKNSLSLFRRADRALYQAKSDGRNRISYASDDIYHDPNSA
- the gluQRS gene encoding tRNA glutamyl-Q(34) synthetase GluQRS, which codes for MTDSGYSTTLMTNRYVGRFAPSPSGDLHFGSLIAALGSFLQARSNHGDWLVRIEDIDPPREVTGAACRILTTLEHYGLHWDGEVLYQSQRSDAYYQILHQLYQQKRCYYCHCTRARIQQSGGVYDGHCRNLSLSSQDASLRLHVTQPVYQFYDKHLGTLVAEPNFASEDFIIHRKDGLFAYNLAVVVDDHFQGVTEIVRGADLIQPTVRQIALYHQLGWKEPDYFHLPLALNNQGHKLSKQNHAPPLSLDHPLPVLAEAMQFLGQSLPDDWQDASIEALLAWGVDHWDHSRIPVTPELTTHFPFSNDSV
- a CDS encoding polysaccharide deacetylase family protein codes for the protein MRLKSLLITLITLPLFIFSTCAAAEGESQSDDIKPVQVRIIRDSQIMAQVGNDIINVGSVDKDQEIMVYPLSPNYYEFTFGNAHGLIPKDAVLPLTKSKKALGLALADLQKLNQNLITVRPTTIYDRPKDTSKVFGVLNENLRYPILGRLRGEDGSLWYEINIGDDAKYIQADECELDNGVPVLTYHHILQDSENKYFRHTSTTTSVSAFDNQMAYLKQANYQTISLYQLEGYLNNTLNIPAKAVVLTFDDGLKSVHRYAYPILKKYELQATAFIISSRIKHDPQNWDPNSLQFMSISELKQIQEVFDIQSHTHFLHRYSDDKRPVLLSRDEHNIELDFERSRRALTQFNPRVQYISYPFGGYNDNAIQAAKLAGYRLAVTTVRGKVKPGDNPFTLKRLYILSSDSIQAMAERIANTRSDIKPMVPKQ
- the sfsA gene encoding DNA/RNA nuclease SfsA, which produces MNFTTPLQPATLIKRYKRFLADVITPQGDQLTLHCANTGAMTGCAEPGDTVWYSTSDNPKRKYPHSWELTQTQSGDIICVNTLQANALVKEALENQWIKELSGYSSLRSEVRYGDENSRIDFLLEHPERPKCYVEVKSVTLLQQHCGYFPDAVTTRGQKHLRELQIMAENGHRAMLFFAVLHSGIDSVKVAQHIDPIYAKLFEQVKKHGVEVVCYKARLSPTEVILQSPVSVIS
- the dksA gene encoding RNA polymerase-binding protein DksA; this encodes MQEGQKRKTSSLSILAIAGLEPYKEKPGEEYMNEAQLKHFKLILEAWRGQLRDEVDRTVSHMQDEAANFPDPADRATQEEEFSLELRNRDRERKLIKKIDKTLQKIAEDDFGYCESCGVEIGIRRLEARPTADLCIDCKTLAEIREKQMAG